The following are from one region of the Hymenobacter sp. YIM 151858-1 genome:
- a CDS encoding SCO family protein has translation MMFRTPIFRSLLGLATAALLLPACRFNSADTPTTARLPMLGEPEVVAPGDTVYPRIPRFTLLNQDSVTVTPATFAGKVYVADFFFTTCPSICPKMSSEMLRVYEKYKNDPRVSFVSHTIDPEHDTLPVLRDYAQRLGVQNARQWHFVTAPRDTIYRLAGNYMAAVERDKTAPGGAVHNGAFALVDPQGHVRGLYDGINPQEVDRLLKDLPVLLNELAPAKATAAK, from the coding sequence ATGATGTTTCGCACCCCGATTTTCCGCTCGCTGCTGGGCCTGGCTACGGCCGCCCTGCTACTGCCCGCCTGCCGCTTTAACTCTGCCGACACCCCCACTACCGCCCGCCTGCCCATGCTGGGCGAGCCGGAAGTAGTGGCCCCCGGCGACACGGTGTATCCGCGCATTCCGCGTTTCACGCTGCTCAACCAGGACAGCGTAACCGTTACGCCCGCCACCTTTGCCGGCAAGGTGTATGTGGCCGACTTCTTCTTTACTACCTGCCCCAGCATCTGCCCCAAAATGTCGAGCGAGATGCTGCGCGTGTACGAGAAGTACAAAAACGACCCGCGCGTGAGCTTCGTGTCGCACACCATCGACCCCGAGCACGATACCCTGCCCGTATTGCGCGACTACGCCCAGCGCCTGGGCGTGCAAAATGCCCGGCAGTGGCACTTCGTAACGGCCCCGCGCGACACCATTTACCGCCTGGCGGGCAATTATATGGCCGCCGTGGAGCGCGACAAAACCGCCCCCGGCGGCGCTGTGCACAACGGCGCCTTCGCCCTCGTCGACCCGCAGGGCCACGTGCGCGGCCTCTACGACGGCATCAACCCGCAGGAAGTCGACCGGTTGTTGAAGGATCTGCCCGTGCTGCTCAACGAGCTGGCGCCGGCCAAGGCCACCGCGGCTAAGTAA